AAAGTTTTGGTTGTTCACAGGGAAAAAACCCTTCATTAACCATGATGCGCCTGTTGCTCACGCTGCAGTTGTTAATGATAAGTAGAAGGAGGGTAACAGGTTAGACTGAGAGATCATTGTGCGCTTTAGAGAAacgaaggtgtgtgtgtgtgtgtgtgtgtgtgtgtgtgtgtgtgtgtgtgtgtgtgtgtgtgtgcctgattgtgcgtgcgtgcgtgcgtgcgtgtgtgagtgaggGGGCGGGTGATGACGCAAGGCTCTGGGCTCAAAGCCAAGTCATACCTGGGCTTCCTTTAATGGGGGTGCGCACCCAAAGTTCTCGCTCTTGTACCCCATAAAGTATTGCGTCGTTCACGAATTGACCTCCTTAATTAATGGACAGGTAACGATGACATCATTATCCAGTCCTCCTACACGCAGCATGATGCAACACTCTTGCGGGAGTGAGGCGCAAAAAAAGATGATTACATAATGGAGGATATTTAAGAGAGGCGTGCACGCAATGTCACCACAGCATAACTTTTGTCATAGATGTGTTTTATTAACCATAACGACACATGAAGAAAGTAGTCTGTCTGATCAATTAACCAACCATGATCTGATTGCTTATTAGTGATTGCTTATTAATAGATTATGATAATATATATGTCTCTGGTCAAGTAACACATCATTATACGTATATAAAATATTGGGAGTAACCACACATCAAATTTCGAATTGTTCCTGAtttgttcttcctttttttgGTAAAATATTAAGTTATTCGTGAACAAAAGGTCAAACATTATTCTCGATTAGAACATTCTTTGTTTGTCAATTTACCAGTTAGTTAGCTAGATAGTTATGTAATTAGTTGAACTTCACTGTCAGTGTTTTGATGCTGGATTATTGCCTTACCAAAAGAATCCAGTTATTCATATGGAAATCAACATGTTAAAACAACTACATTCAACATTTTCTATTGTTGAACAAGAAAAAAGTTTCACTGCAGTTTTGAAAGAGGTGAATCGATTCCTACTCTTCCGGATGTGGATCACAGTGCAATGTAGACGCAACCTGGACCAATGACTCAGTCAAGTCAAGGTAAAGGCCTCTAAAATAAACAGAGAAGCTTCtttatgttattttcatttcttcctttatttctaGGGGCAGGTACATTGTACGCATTGGCTCCCTTAAGCTTTGGCGTCCATTGTTTATTGTAAATCTCATTTTCATATAGGAAGTCATATATAGGAGGAGTGTGAATCAGCAGAGGCGCAACACAGCAAGTCTGAAAAACTTGCCGTGTGGGAACAATAGAAGCATGGTTGTTGTTCAGATGTGTAATTTTATCAGACCACTGCGCTTATGAATCACAGCTCTTAAACACGTATGAGTCACCCGGTCTGCTTTAAATTTCACTGGTTGATTAGAGTTAGTAGTTGAATAAGATCGTCACTGAGAGGGACCTCCTGAAGTTTTTCTTGTCATTGTCTGGATGGTTGTCTTTCTGTAGATCAGGTCCTGGTCTTAGACTTGGACTGTAAGTTATTTGAAGCCCTATTCAAGAAcaggaacaaagaaagaaatccTTCAGTAAAACAGTAAGCTTTCAGCTGTGTCTAATATTTGCTATTCTACAATGgcataaataattttttcattttcaaaattcCTCATCTTCTTCTGACCCTTAAATATCAGGATCATGAATGAAATTACCTTGGTTGAACTGTCCTTAGACGATTAGCAGCATTCGATGGGTGTCAAGCCAAGAATTTTTGGATCTGCAGTTAGACAATACCGAGAAAATCCAGGTTTTCGAAAATACGGTGCTGGTCAGAGTGCAGGGGTTTTTACAGTGATTTTACGGCTCATCTGGAACACATTTAATATACAAacatataaatgaaatatagcTAGAAGTGTATCCCTGTATGGAAACAGTTTAGTTGGacctggatttttttccatGTGAGAATTTTCCATGCATGTTGGGTTTCATATGTCACAGGAGAGAGGTGGATGGGAACAAAGGGTTAAGAGTGTCTGGCTTGGGGAGAGTTAACTTTTTGTGCTCTATTCTGTTTTTTATGATGTGAAGGGGTGTAACAACTCTGCTGAGGTGGGTCATTTAGATTCCCTGGTCAGCTTTGAAGGTGAGGGCCCCTCTCTTCCCATGGTCATAACTCCCCATATGAATGTCTGGTGGTGGGAAGCTGGGGCCTCAGCACACAATTGGCTTTTTGTGAAGCTTTATAATTTCTGGTTTAACGTGTCAACATCCAACCATACATTAAATGATCTCTCTTATACTGCTGGGCCTCCGTTGTGTGCTATATTCCAGGAATACATGCTAAAGGACTGAAATTGCTTTTGtgtgttaaacattttttatagagTCTTGGTTACATCATTGGGACTTGCAATGACCACACTGGTCTCTGTAGTGGGCATTTAGAGGCAGTGAAAAGACAAAATTATAATCCATATTCAAGTCATAGCAGCAGTTCATCTTTACTTTTACTTATATTTCTGCTACCATTCAGGTCTTCTGAAGAGATTGATGATTTTAGTAGGTCACACATTTTCCAATAAGTTAAAATCTGGAGTGAGAAATGGTTGGATgtagtgcagaaaaaaacagtcgTCAGATTGTCAGTGTTGTATGGGACAGGCAATTCTCATCCTTCACTCTGGAAGTGGTTGTCACTGATGTGCAGAAGAAGAACAGTGAAATAGAAATCAGGAAGCAGCCAGCCCATCACATCTTTCATTTTACCTTACCAGACATACAATCATGTATTGTCATTTTATGTATTATACCTTGTTAAAATTAGGATATTGCTATGcaataaatgtgtgtgcattACTATGTATTCAAAATCACAATGTGGCCATTGCGGCCATATGGACACCTTGTGGTCAGACTCTGAGACTGCatgattttctttcacttttctcTTTGAAACGATCACTGTGTGAGTCTGAAATTCTGAACCAAGGTAAAAACCTCCTGCATCCCACAGAATAGGTTGAAAGGATAATGTCttaatgatgaaacaaaaacctgtCATCCTAAGAAACTCTAAATGCTTTCCTACCATCACTTCCTTCAAGAAGAGTCTCTTTAAAACAAGTACCTCAGACATATGAGTTACATAGACATTGATTAACAAATGAATTTGTCGTTAGGTGTCCCGTTTGTCAACCGGAGGATAAGAAAACTACCAGTACTTACTTGAATTATTTTGAAGAAGCGTCATTGAATAGGATGGTTAAGGATAACAAGAAACAACCTGTTAAATCTTAAAGTGGattcataaatgaaaagaaatttctCAATAGTTTACAATTTTTAGTATTTATCCAACAATGTCATCAGAACTTGAGCTGACTCGGCATGAAGTTGTTAATCTCGTTGCCCCTAGAGGCGCTATCTCACCCAGCATGACCTGCAGAATGTGAACTGTACATATAGTTCTTTCTTGATTGGAAACTTCCCCTTTGTTCTGCTGCACCTTTTAGGGTGGGACGACACCTAAGTATGAAGACGCAGTCAGACCTGATTTTTCCAGAGGAATAAAGTTCCTCTGGAAAAACCAGGTCTGACTGCAACATGACAAAAATCAGGGACAAGGAAAGTCATTAACCTCTGGCACAGCTGTTGCACATACCTGTTTATCTGCTGTCTTTATAACTTCGCTTCAGTCATAAGGATCAATATTTCCTGAGTAAGAGTCAATGTCACgcatttttgtcacttttagTTTGAAGgctgaagtctgctgtaattcCGAACAGAGAAAAAGAGGTCATGAGCTGAACTGAATAGAAATCTGCTCCTGTTTGTCATAAAATTACCGGGTGGAGGAATTCCATCCCACAGTGCCCTATATCATACTTATTAATTCATCAGATACTATAATCTAGTTATGATTggcttttatttattgtggAGCAATTGAAACTGAAATCTGTGTGAGCCTGCAGGGCCTTTACTCAGAGATTATAAGGTAATGATGACACTAACAGATATCAAACATATCAAATTGTATGTATTGACAAAGTACTTACCGAGTGCTGCAACACCAGCATTGAAAATTTGAACCACAGGGAGGCGCCAAAGACTGCAATGTGACATATGAAAGCCCGTGGAAAAGGGCTGATGAGCCAATCAGTTAATAACTGAGCTGACCCTTAGGAGATATTTTTGAACCATTACAGAGCAAAAGAGCATTTACTGCACTTTTTCAATTGCAGCATGTGCATCAAACATCTGATGCGTTCACCACACATTTGTTCCTATGCAAATCTGTTTGTGTTAGCTTTTGTAGTGTTAAAAATGTAGATGCACTGTCGGGCCTAAATGGGACAAAGTAAAACggagattttattcattttattgaaaGTTATGAGCAGACGACAAACCATTATCTGATCAATCTACACCAGCAGAACTTGCAAATAGGACAATACATGTAGGACATGTTTATCATCGTTGTGTTGAAATGCcacttttaaattttaatgtatatgcaaaatgtaaatcttGTTAGACACAAGATAACCAttaactaaaaacaaaaaccccaaCCTGCCACATTATCTAAATCTCTTATTAGGAGCTGACTTGGGACTTTTTACGAGAGAAAAATAGAAACCATCATTATAGAAACCACTATTGAAACATAATAATCTTCATGTCAATAACTGATCAATTTGCATAATGTAAATGCAATGTGTTCCACATTTAGTTGGCAACAGGCTTTTGTCACTTGTATTGCTTGGCCATTTCGTACACGACTAAACAAATATGATTCAACAGATGCTACAGTATTGATTCCATGGCTCCCAGTCATGATGCATGACCTGAGAGTTTCAAAGCCCAACAGCAAGAAACAGAGCAAAGCCTCCAAGAGACTGCAAATGAGAGACGAGAAATGAACCCATAGGTATGTGGATATTAACTGCACTGAGGTAAATGGATTACTACTGTAATGCAAAGTGGCATTTCTTGAGGAGCTATGAAATTACCTGTGGCTTATAACGGTGCACATCGAAACCTTAAGTAATGCATCTGTAGGGAGAGAGAAATGGAGGGTTTCTGCAGAATAAAGTTACACACTTTACAGCAGTACCTTTGCATGAATAGTATCTAGAGTTACAGACCTGCATGCATGGTGggcaataataatgatagtaattactcacattttatttgcactaCTGTACAAAGTCACAATTTTTAGTATGAACTATAAAATGTCAAGTCACAATATGTTATCAGTTGTGTCTTAAAATACAAAGTTGAAATATACCAATGATTCCAATAACTCAATCTCTTCTGAGTTGTGTCAAACTATAAATCAATCTTTGAAGCACAAGGGATTTCAGTAAATCCAATCaaagattaataaaaaatattttgattacAAATACTGAACAAAAAAAGGTGCTGCGATGGCACAGTACTATACTATTAATCCCATTATTGTATTACAAATGCATCAAGCAGTGAGGTTCTGTTTGGAGGAGCTTTCTGtagaatttacatttaaataggTATGTTACAACAGTACAATTAAAGTACATTTACAATCCTGTGCCATGTTTTTCCACTTAGTTTATTAGgctatatatttaaatacattccTGTATAGTCCAGTATGTCTCACATTATTAACACAACTGTACAACAGTTATATTATTTGCTCCGTGCTATTAGACAGTCATCTGAATCTTCTTCCaaagggagagggggagagtTGATTTAATCAGATGGAGGTGTAGTGTCTCCCAAAGCTGGTCAGTCTAATTTTTTCTGGCAGGATGATGTTTACAGAGTGCTCTGGTTCCTCCTGGCTCGTGCTGCAGACTTCTCTCAGCAGGTGTTCCCTTTGCTGTCGAACGAGCTTGCTGTACTTGGCATTAGCCAGCCACGCCTCACAGCGGCCAAAAAACACAATACCCATAGTTCCCAGGATAACCAGGCACGTGAGTGCTGCAAGCATGCCGAAGCAGACAAGCTGGCTGTGGGTGACGAGGACACCGGAGGAGTGGACCGTCTCCTTCAGGGTGATCTTGAGCAGGTCTCTCTCAGGTGGCGTGAGAAGCTTGTGGAAGGTGTGAGCAGGGAGGCCGTAGTGCTGTGGGGTGAGCGCAAACACCCGGTGGTCCACAGGTCTTGAGCCAACCGGTTTAGACTTAGCCTTTGGCCTGTGCTGCAGAGAACATGTGGGACCTGCAAACCCTTTCTGGCAGACGCATCGAAACGTTCCATCAAGATGACCAACGCATGTGCCCCTGTTGGTGCAGGGCCTATCGCCGCAGGGTGACAGGCTGGCGGTTTCATTACAGGTGAAACCAGTGAAGCCGTGCAGACAAACGCATGTGAATGCCAGGCCGTGGTTTGTACAGTTACCACCATTGAGGCATGGGTTAGGCTGGCAGCTGTCAACAATAGTCTCGCAGGAATCTCCAGAAAACCCAGGAGGAcataaacaggaagagaaagccGCTGAGCCGTCAGTGTCAACACACGTACCTCCGTTTAGACAAGGAGAGCTGGAGGACAGAGAAACGTAATGTAAATATACAGCAAGGAGAGATAAGGCATGGGTCCTGCtgcacagctgtgtgattgAATATTTTATCCTCCGGTTATGAAACAACAGTCAGTGACGGAACAATCAAATGCGCTCAGGTAGAACATAATTAGGAGGTAGACCTACGAATCCCACAGGGGACTGTCCTGGGGACACTATTATATTAAGTTCAAATTCATTTGCTTTTGTGAACTTTTTTTCATGCAGATGGTGCTCCATTGATTACATCTCATTAAGCTTATGCTgctgtccaatgaaaaacatgaGTCTCTAAGTATGGAGGTTTTAATTTTCCATCAAAAACTTAAGGGTTTAGGTGTCCTTGATAAGTTGGcacacttttccttttcctaCAAAAACTTGAAGGATTAAGTGTCTTTAATAGCAGACCCAATTTCCCACTtctaaaaaactaaataaaacagaagcGACCTGTTGGAAAATGAACTGTCACACAGAGGAGAGCAGACATGTTTCACTGAGCTCCTGAAGGCTTTGGGAGATAATTCTCCTGAGAGATGCTCCTTTCATTGAGGAATAACGTGGATGCTGCCCATTCAATAAAAAGGCTTTAATTTGCAAGACTTTTATCTGATAGCAGATTTGGaacaggtttttattttgtactgaGGAACAACTTCAATGGTACTTTGACTACGGAGCTACCCTCTGGTGCAGCAGTGCTCAACAATCCATTCAAAACACATTAGATGTGCTTAAAGGCCTTGTATTAATATGCTCCCTTACAGGCTTATTATAAAGAATGCAGTTTATGATTGTTTAACCAACACAGCTGCAGATTGGAAGCAGTGATCCAGAGTCAAACATCTAAGAGAGCTTTGAATAATTCcgtaaaatgaaatgtgacattaTGGTATGTAGGCAAATGGGTGGAATGCTCTCAAATGGTTCTTAACTGAATTAAATTGTGATTAaagagaaatgtgtttattatacTATATGATTTCTATATCTCTAGTCTGCAAATAGCatgaatttgaatattttgcATGACACTCACCATgttgttaaattttaaatttaacaagttgcttattttcattataaaatataatatagaaTAAAAGTGTCAGAAAAAGTTAACTGCCAAATTGTTTCACAGTTTAGAAGACAGATTTACTTTAATCCAACAATTGCTTTTAAAGTTCCTGATATTCAACAAGTAAAATCTTGAAAAGGTTTAGCtcttttatattaatttatattgCCCTTTTGATTTCATTCCTCTTACCCAGGCCAAACCAAATAAGTCATTGTTCATTCATACCAGTAACAAGATTAAAAGGAGTCAGATTTGTTCTTGCACATGCAGCATATCTGATCAATACCAATCTGCACCGATGAGAACTCTggataaaaataatcaatatcTCCAACAGCAGCTCAAGCTATTACACAAGTCCCTAACAACTCTGAGAGTCAAAGGAATAATAGCTCTTCTACATTTTAGACATGTCATGTCTCAAAGAGGAGCTGATAAATGGAACCTCATACAGGCCCTTCAACAGGAGATGAATTCCACTGGCACATAAGTGCAGCTCTACTCGTCCCATTTTGACAATCATAATAATCCTaaaattatcattttttaaCTGTAGGAGGAGATCTGCCAGTTATCTAACAATGAGCTTTAGGCTGTTGCATATTAAGTGGGTTCATGTCAACCAGACTGCCTGATGGAAGAGACACATAGCGGTGTTGAGAGCATTGGGGTGTGGAGCTGTGTCCCTTGAGAGTTTTTCATGTGTGTCAGGATTCTTCAGTCTGGCCTGTCTTTAATCCAGTGGAGGAGAGACAGAAGCTAAGAAGATTCCTACAGcttgaaaatgtttctggaTGTTTGGTTAATGTGGAATTGTAGCaagaaaatcaatttaatcaGTCAATACTGTATAAAATTGCTGATTCTCTTTAAAGGTGCATCAGTGCTGATGGAACACAACATATGGAAGAGGCATGGCAAAGCCTGGCTGGACCCGCGTCTCATCTTCTCTAATGAGGACAAACTAATGATGCGCTCAGGCGTGCCTCGCCAGCTCattaagtcaaacatttctaCTAATTTGCCCTCCAATGGCTGTAACAGCGGTAAATGTCAACAGTAGCTGTAGCTAACTTCAAAAACTTGCCGTTCCATGAattgtctttttaaatattaGCTTCGGCACCTCCATCTAACTTTTTTCTTAACAGAACTATAGTGGGGTGAATTTATATTCAGATTTTTGGCAGAGAAGCACTTGAAATGTGATGGTGCTCTGATGTAGGCAGAGTTAAAACGATGGCTTCGCTGACTTGATTTGGTATAAAGTTTATAATGCTGCAAAGATAGATCGCAGACTCTACTGTATGAAGGTGTCTGTGTTTCAGCAGGGGGACAGAACAACGATGATGGATTTATGACGGGAGGAAGTCTGAATTCATTCTCTGAAGTCGCTTTTCTCTGCATCAGAGGATTGTAACCCGCAGGAGACAAAGATGTCTGACAGGAAAGCAAAATGTATGCCCGCCAGGAAAGTTCCCTGAATGAAAGCAGTCATGCTATTTTGCTTTTGATGACTCAGAGAAAAGATTGGAAAGTGGCAAGCAGGCATGCAGAACGTTACAAatttttcctaaatgtgtgtttcaaaaTCATCTGAATCCTTGATTTGATGGATTTACAGGGTTTCAGGTAATTGTAGCTGTTTTGACTCCTCACTATGGAGTTCCTTCACACTGTTGTGTCAGCTTCATTTTCAACTACAGCAGATGCTGGATTCAGTAAAGCTCCAAAATTGGATCGAGactgaaaaagtgaaaatacaCAGTATATTCTACAAGTTCTGTTCTTGGATAGGAAAAATAAGATATAATTACCTGAATGAAGAAGTTATTTTATAGATATTTTCTCTCCACGGCCTGCTTATTTCTAAAGTGAAACAACTCATTTAAATGTTGTGGATATACAATTATGTTGTTGTATGGATGCATAATTTCAGtggtattaaaccactttctccTCAAAATCATTGTTCATTTCTTAAAtgcttttcttgtcttttcagtTTTAACTTTGTAAACACAGATACATGGATAACTCCCATGCTTGATCCCAAGAGAACAGTTGAATTTTTGAATACAATCCATTTCCTGTCCTCCCAAGGTGGATGAGGGAAGATTTCAACCTCCGTTTTTCTGGagggtattttttgtttttcaaagctACTGTCAATCTTACAAAACCCAAGCTGGCACATTTTTGcagtacaataaaaataaagaatgtgttacaaaacattttctcagcTCTCTGCCCACCATTAGAGGTTTGGTATACACTACCAGAGGTGGGAGCTGGTTTGGACTGGCTACATGGTGACACCTGAATGACATTGCTCCATTAATTGATTATTGCTCCTATTGATATTCAAATGGAGGTCAGGCTGCAAAGGCCTGAGGTATTCCTGTGCTTAAAATAGAAATTCCAATAAAAGGTGCGAATACCCATTTGTGAGACAACCTCCTTGTTTCAGGTGGCACTTTTCCCCCACGTAGCCGCGAGGACAGATGCACAGGTATCCCCCCTCTCCCGTCTCAATGCAGGTGGCATTTCCAGCACAAGACCTGGAAGAGCACAGACGGGTATCTGCGAAAAGGAGAGCTGTTATTACATCTCACAcgctctccctcctcctttgtgtctctttgtctctgcCTGTTTTTCCCTCTCGCCTTTGTTTCCACTCccgctcacattcacaccacaGCATCTCGTCACCAAGAATGAGACTGAGAAGAGAATCAGCCACATCACACAG
The Antennarius striatus isolate MH-2024 chromosome 17, ASM4005453v1, whole genome shotgun sequence genome window above contains:
- the LOC137611277 gene encoding protein delta homolog 1 gives rise to the protein MHLTAVVLIVVVTGFAKGWECNAGCNIENGFCEKPGKCRCKPGWQGENCDRCVPFPGCLHGTCERAWQCTCEEGWVGSLCDQDTRLCSSRSCAGNATCIETGEGGYLCICPRGYVGEKCHLKQGGCLTNGSPCLNGGTCVDTDGSAAFSSCLCPPGFSGDSCETIVDSCQPNPCLNGGNCTNHGLAFTCVCLHGFTGFTCNETASLSPCGDRPCTNRGTCVGHLDGTFRCVCQKGFAGPTCSLQHRPKAKSKPVGSRPVDHRVFALTPQHYGLPAHTFHKLLTPPERDLLKITLKETVHSSGVLVTHSQLVCFGMLAALTCLVILGTMGIVFFGRCEAWLANAKYSKLVRQQREHLLREVCSTSQEEPEHSVNIILPEKIRLTSFGRHYTSI